CAAGGGCTTAGCACCGGAAAATCTTTCACGAACGCTTGAGGATTCAGGTACGGTAACTTCGGTGTTGGTTCCTTGGAATACCTGTGGCGCCTATCACAGTGGCGTCTTGGGTGTAGATACACTTCATTATGCCGGCTACGCCATCTTTAATTGGCTAAGTCCATTTATGACGTTGCTCTTCGCTGCTTTTAGAATTAAGATTAGAATGCTAACAACTTCTTCGGCGAAGGCCTAAAACCCATCATCACTTTTATTTATCGTTAAAATTTTAACCTATTGTTAAAATCTATTGTTTTATAAGTTAATCCATTCAAGATTTCATTCTTTTTTTAAGGTACTTTCTATCTTTGTAGTAGAAAAATATTAACCTTAAAAATAAATAAAACTATGGCTATAGTAGGAAAACAATTTCCAAACATTTCAGTTGATGCAATGAACGAAATGGGAGATACTTTTAAATTAAATGTGCTTGAAGAAGCTAAGAAAAACAACAAAAAAGTATTGCTTTTCTGGTATCCAAAAGACTTTACATTTGTATGCCCAACTGAAATTCACTCTTTCCAAGAAGTACTTTCAAAATTTGAAGACAGAAACACAATGGTAATCGGAGCATCTTGCGATACTCCCGAGGTACACTTTGCGTGGTTAAACACACCGAAGGACAACGGCGGGATTGAAGGAGTAACTTACCCCCTATTGGCAGATACAAACCGCAACTTATCTAACGCCCTTGGAATTCTGGATATTACCAATGAGCGTTACGACGAAGAAACCGGATTGTTAACTGTAGATGGCGATAACGTTACATACCGTGCAACATATTTAATTGATGAAGAAGGAAAAGTATTCCACGAAAGCGTAAACGATATGCCATTGGGAAGAAATGTAAATGAATTTCTTAGATTAATTGATGCATATACGCACGTTCAGAAAAACGGTGAAGTTTGTCCAGCAAACTGGGAAGAAGGAAAAGATGCTATGCAAGCAACGCGCGAAGCAGTAGCCACATATTTAAGAAATTAAGATATGGTAGTTGAGTTAAAAGATGATAGTCTGCAGCAGCTAATTTCTGAAGAAAAGAACGTAGTAGTTCAGTTCTCGGCAGGATGGTGCGGCAATTGCAGAGTGATGAAACCGAAATTCAAAAAGTTGGCTTCGGAAACTGATAATTTAAAATTTGTTTTGGTAGATGCCGAAAAGTTTCCTGAAAGTAGAAAAATGGCGAATGTTGATAATTTGCCAACCTTCGCAACTTTCAAGAATGGCGAACTGGTAAACCAAGTTCAGACCAACAAATTTGAACTTTTAAAAGATCTAGTAGATGAAGTTGCCAGTAATTAGACATATTCAACGCAACAATTCCATAGCGCAGATTGAAAGCTGCGTTGAAGTTTTGGAATCGTTCAGCGAGTACAACCGAATTACGGATGAAGAAATGGACGTCATTGGCGAACTTATTACCAACCTTTGCGGGGCGGTAGAAGTACACAAGATGATTGATGACGGTATGCCGGAGCGCGACGCTGCAAATGCTTTTGCACAAAAAGTTTTGGGAAGTATAGACCGATAATTATTTGAAGTATATTTTATAAAGGTCCCTTTGCAATTATTTGCAAAGGGACTTTTTACATGTTTACCACGCCACCAAATGGTATCTAAAGTAACTTTAATTCCTCTAACGGTACTCGTGTTATTTTAAAACAATTTTATCTTATTTTAGAAATAACGGCATTTATTTAAAAGATATTTTCGTAACTTTCAATAAACAAACACTTTACGAATGAGATGTTTATTGTTTCAAGTATTGTTTTTTCTTGGTTTTGTTGGGGTTTTTTCGGCTCAAAATCACCTTTCCTTTCAGCATTTCGGTGTGGAAGAAGGATTGTCAGGCTCAAATATTACCGCATTTTTTCAAGACAGCCGTGGTTATATGTGGATTGGCACGGCAAACGGCTTAAACAAAGGCAATGGAAAGCATTTTAAGATTTTTACCGTTTCGCGGGATAGTACGAAAAATGGACTTCCCAACCCCAAAATTAGAAGCATCATTGAGGATAAAAACAAAATGATCTGGATTGGCACCTCGGGTGGACTTTCAAAATACGACCCGCAACTTGAAGCGTTTACAAACTTTACAGAAATAGGTGATTGTAAAAATTGTCTGGCAGGCCGAATAATAAAGGTAATTAAGGAAGACGGTGACTATCTTTGGCTCGGCACCAACGGGGGGCTTTCAAAAATAAATACCAAAACCCATCAAATTGCTACTTGGTGGCACAAGGAGGATAATTCAGAAATACCAAATATCTACTCAATTATAGATATACTTCTTCTTAAAAATGGCTCGCTACTTTTGGCTACAGATGAAGGTTTAGTTGCATTCAATCCAAAAAATGATAATTTTAAACAAATAGCCATTCCCCTGAAAATGCGTGAAAAAGGGTTATGGAGCTTGTTTAAGGATTCCAATGACAAAATATGGATTGCTACCAATTATGATGGGGTGATACAAATGTCAGGAAATATAGATAACCCCAAATTTAAGGAGTTTCCCCAACTCACTCACCCAAAAGAAGAAAAAACCACAGTTTACGATTTTGAAGAGGATGCCTCGGGAAAATTGTGGATTGCCAGTTATGAAGGTTTAGCCGTCTTTGACCAAAAAACCAATAAAATAAATTACTACCGAAGTGAAACCGACAACTCAAATTCCATTTCACAAAACGCAATAAAAAAATTGTACCAAGACCAGCAAAATAGAATGTGGATTGGTTCTGCTGCCGGCGTAGATCTGTATGATCCCTACCTTAACCAATTTGAAATATTAAAACACCAAAACGGAAATCCACAAAGCATTTCAAGCAATAATACTTTCTGCATTTTGGAAGATTCTAAAGGATATCTCTGGTTTGGTTTTATGGATAGCGGCATAACCATTCTTTGGAAAAACGAGGATGGCGAACAAAAATTTCATCACATAACTAAAGGTGCTGGCAACAAACATCTGCGCAGTAGCGCTATATATTCTTTAGCCGAAGATAAAAAAGGCAATATTTGGATAAGCAGCCCCGGCGGTCTGCATATCGTTAATTGGCCAGATAGAAGCAACTTTAATTACACAATTACTACCGTTCCAGAAGGTCCGATCGCAGCTAACAAACTTCCCGAAAAACGAATTTACGAGATTAAAAATGATGCTGAAAACCGAACTTGGTTGGCAACCCACGGAGCAGGGGTCATTACCTTTGATGCCGCCGGAAAAGCACAGCAATATCGCTATGAAGATCAAAATCCCGAAATGAGTTCCAAAGACTTTGTTGTTACGCTTCAAATAGACGATAAAAAAAGAGTTTGGTTGGGTAATTTCAATCTGGGCGGGGCTGTAGTAGAAAATCCTACTTCAGAAACTTCTTTTAAAAAAATAAAGGGCGATAAACCCTTCCATTTAAAAGTGGTAAACGACTATTTTTTTAGTGGAAAAGAGGCCTTACTTACAACAGAAGCAGGGGTGTTCCATTTTCCAAA
This region of Aequorivita marisscotiae genomic DNA includes:
- a CDS encoding peroxiredoxin: MAIVGKQFPNISVDAMNEMGDTFKLNVLEEAKKNNKKVLLFWYPKDFTFVCPTEIHSFQEVLSKFEDRNTMVIGASCDTPEVHFAWLNTPKDNGGIEGVTYPLLADTNRNLSNALGILDITNERYDEETGLLTVDGDNVTYRATYLIDEEGKVFHESVNDMPLGRNVNEFLRLIDAYTHVQKNGEVCPANWEEGKDAMQATREAVATYLRN
- a CDS encoding thioredoxin family protein, whose translation is MVVELKDDSLQQLISEEKNVVVQFSAGWCGNCRVMKPKFKKLASETDNLKFVLVDAEKFPESRKMANVDNLPTFATFKNGELVNQVQTNKFELLKDLVDEVASN
- a CDS encoding DUF6952 family protein — translated: MKLPVIRHIQRNNSIAQIESCVEVLESFSEYNRITDEEMDVIGELITNLCGAVEVHKMIDDGMPERDAANAFAQKVLGSIDR
- a CDS encoding sensor histidine kinase, with amino-acid sequence MRCLLFQVLFFLGFVGVFSAQNHLSFQHFGVEEGLSGSNITAFFQDSRGYMWIGTANGLNKGNGKHFKIFTVSRDSTKNGLPNPKIRSIIEDKNKMIWIGTSGGLSKYDPQLEAFTNFTEIGDCKNCLAGRIIKVIKEDGDYLWLGTNGGLSKINTKTHQIATWWHKEDNSEIPNIYSIIDILLLKNGSLLLATDEGLVAFNPKNDNFKQIAIPLKMREKGLWSLFKDSNDKIWIATNYDGVIQMSGNIDNPKFKEFPQLTHPKEEKTTVYDFEEDASGKLWIASYEGLAVFDQKTNKINYYRSETDNSNSISQNAIKKLYQDQQNRMWIGSAAGVDLYDPYLNQFEILKHQNGNPQSISSNNTFCILEDSKGYLWFGFMDSGITILWKNEDGEQKFHHITKGAGNKHLRSSAIYSLAEDKKGNIWISSPGGLHIVNWPDRSNFNYTITTVPEGPIAANKLPEKRIYEIKNDAENRTWLATHGAGVITFDAAGKAQQYRYEDQNPEMSSKDFVVTLQIDDKKRVWLGNFNLGGAVVENPTSETSFKKIKGDKPFHLKVVNDYFFSGKEALLTTEAGVFHFPNAEQLLTTENPDYTLYTTENGLSSDFTSEIIKTKNNEYWISTGNGISKINTAEKKATSYKRIMNARNFEFNHNAATLTKDSVIYFGGTNGIVRFRPSEIYKNQFPPQVSFSDFRIVNVPVAISNKKTKNTLIPKNIAYVEKVTLNPSDKIISFSIDAVNFTLPEETRYAYKLEGFDDDWIESKSPVITRSNLGAGNYTLLAKAANNDGVWSETATLELEMLAPWFQSWWAYILYFFLAIATVYLLLKLRLQQERRLELARAQERDIFRKRSSRDFHDEAGTRITRIALITELAKMKSDNDPEMLEYLAQIDTNLQDLNGGMRDFIWALDPSKDNAFDTLTRFVEFAAKFCEFGNIQFKSQNISENLKKKELNMAERRHLLLILKEAINNSVKHGNCTEISFKINSRPGMLQLSLADNGKGFNSNTTTRGNGLTNMKERAEALGGALKIKSETNGGTKLTLTLETTRLGN